One genomic region from Enterobacter hormaechei ATCC 49162 encodes:
- the rhaR gene encoding HTH-type transcriptional activator RhaR, whose translation MAAQLILRKDDFFASASQAVAVADRYPQNVFAEHTHEFCELVLVWRGNGLHILNDRPYRITRGDLFYIRAEDKHSYASVNDLVLQNVIYCPDRLKLNVDWAGSIPGFLDTRGEPHWRLSSNGMAQVRQTISQLEQESQKSDPLANQMSELLFAQLVMTLKRHRYATDNPSATTQEALLDKLITRLAGSLNKSFVLEKFCEQEQCSERALRQQFRTQTGMTVNHYLRQLRICHAQYLLQHTELMVSEVAMRCGFEDSNYFSVVFNREVGMTPVQWRHRSRKAA comes from the coding sequence GTGGCTGCTCAGTTAATTCTTCGCAAAGATGATTTTTTTGCCTCCGCGAGTCAGGCCGTCGCGGTGGCGGACCGCTATCCGCAAAATGTCTTTGCCGAGCACACCCATGAATTCTGCGAGCTGGTGCTGGTGTGGCGAGGCAACGGTTTACACATCCTCAACGACCGGCCCTACCGCATCACCCGCGGAGATCTGTTTTACATTCGCGCTGAAGACAAGCACTCCTACGCCTCGGTTAACGATCTGGTGTTACAGAACGTCATCTACTGCCCTGACAGGCTCAAACTGAATGTCGACTGGGCGGGCAGCATCCCGGGCTTTCTGGATACCAGAGGCGAACCGCACTGGCGCTTAAGCAGCAACGGTATGGCTCAGGTGCGCCAGACCATTTCCCAGCTGGAGCAGGAGAGCCAGAAGAGCGATCCGCTGGCTAACCAGATGTCGGAGCTGCTTTTCGCCCAGCTGGTGATGACCCTGAAGCGCCATCGTTACGCCACGGATAATCCCTCCGCCACCACGCAGGAAGCACTGCTGGATAAGCTGATCACCCGGCTTGCGGGCAGCCTGAACAAGAGTTTCGTGCTGGAAAAATTCTGCGAGCAGGAGCAGTGCAGCGAGCGCGCGCTGCGCCAGCAGTTCCGCACCCAGACGGGGATGACGGTAAACCACTATCTGCGCCAGCTGCGCATCTGCCATGCTCAGTATCTGTTACAGCATACGGAGCTGATGGTCAGTGAAGTGGCGATGCGCTGCGGCTTTGAGGACAGTAACTACTTTTCGGTGGTGTTTAACCGTGAGGTGGGGATGACGCCGGTACAGTGGCGTCATCGCAGTCGTAAGGCCGCCTGA
- the sodA gene encoding superoxide dismutase [Mn], with protein sequence MSYTLPSLPYAYDALEPHFDKQTMEIHHTKHHQTYVNNANAALESLPEFASLPVEELITKLDQLPADKKTVLRNNAGGHANHSLFWKGLKTGTTLQGDLKAAIERDFGSVDNFKAEFEKAAATRFGSGWAWLVLKGDKLAVVSTANQDSPLMGEAISGASGFPILGLDVWEHAYYLKFQNRRPDYIKAFWDVVNWDEAAARFAAKK encoded by the coding sequence ATGAGTTATACACTGCCATCCCTGCCGTATGCCTACGACGCACTGGAACCGCATTTCGACAAGCAGACGATGGAAATCCATCACACGAAACACCACCAGACCTATGTGAACAACGCGAATGCTGCGCTGGAAAGCCTGCCAGAGTTCGCTAGTCTGCCTGTTGAAGAGCTGATCACCAAACTGGACCAGCTGCCAGCAGACAAGAAAACCGTGCTGCGCAACAACGCGGGCGGTCACGCTAACCACAGCCTGTTCTGGAAAGGCCTGAAAACCGGCACCACCCTTCAGGGCGACCTGAAAGCGGCTATCGAGCGTGACTTTGGTTCCGTTGACAATTTCAAAGCGGAATTCGAAAAAGCCGCTGCAACCCGTTTCGGCTCTGGCTGGGCGTGGCTGGTGCTGAAAGGTGACAAACTGGCGGTCGTTTCTACTGCGAACCAGGACTCCCCGCTGATGGGTGAAGCGATCTCTGGCGCATCTGGCTTCCCAATCCTGGGTCTGGACGTGTGGGAACACGCTTACTACCTGAAGTTCCAGAACCGTCGCCCTGACTACATCAAAGCCTTCTGGGATGTGGTGAACTGGGACGAAGCCGCAGCGCGTTTCGCCGCTAAAAAATAA
- the rhaT gene encoding L-rhamnose/proton symporter RhaT produces the protein MNHAITMGIFWHLIGAASAACFYAPFKKVKGWSWETMWSVGGTVSWLILPWTISAMLLPDYWGYFSSFNASTLLPVFLFGAMWGIGNINYGLTMRYLGMSMGIGIAIGITLIVGTLMTPILNGHFDVLINTQGGRMTLLGVLVAVIGVGIVTRAGQLKERKMGIKAEEFNLKKGLLLAVMCGVFSAGMSFAMNAAKPMHDAAAALGVDPLYVALPSYVVIMGGGALVNLGFCFIRLAKVKNLSVKADFSLAKPLIVTNVLLSALGGLMWYLQFFFYAWGHASIPPQYDYMSWMLHMSFYVLCGGLVGLVLKEWNNAGRRPVGVLSLGCVVIIIAANIVGLGMAN, from the coding sequence ATGAATCATGCGATTACGATGGGTATCTTCTGGCATTTGATAGGCGCGGCCAGTGCAGCCTGTTTCTATGCCCCGTTTAAAAAGGTGAAAGGCTGGTCATGGGAAACCATGTGGTCCGTTGGCGGTACCGTGTCCTGGCTGATTTTGCCGTGGACAATCAGCGCCATGCTGCTGCCCGATTACTGGGGCTACTTCTCCTCCTTCAACGCTTCCACCCTGCTGCCGGTATTCCTGTTCGGCGCGATGTGGGGCATCGGTAATATCAACTATGGCCTTACCATGCGCTATCTCGGCATGTCGATGGGGATAGGCATCGCGATTGGCATTACGCTGATCGTCGGCACCCTGATGACGCCCATCCTCAACGGCCATTTCGACGTGCTGATCAACACCCAGGGCGGGCGAATGACGCTGCTGGGCGTGCTGGTGGCGGTAATCGGCGTGGGGATCGTCACCCGCGCAGGCCAGCTTAAAGAACGCAAGATGGGCATCAAAGCCGAAGAGTTTAATCTGAAGAAAGGCCTGCTGCTGGCGGTGATGTGTGGCGTCTTCTCGGCGGGCATGTCGTTCGCCATGAACGCCGCCAAACCGATGCACGACGCCGCTGCGGCGCTGGGCGTTGATCCGCTGTATGTTGCCCTGCCAAGCTACGTAGTCATCATGGGCGGCGGCGCGCTGGTAAACCTCGGCTTCTGCTTCATTCGTCTGGCAAAAGTAAAAAACCTGTCGGTAAAAGCCGATTTCTCGCTGGCAAAACCGCTGATCGTCACCAACGTCCTGCTCTCTGCCCTCGGCGGCCTGATGTGGTATCTGCAATTCTTCTTCTACGCCTGGGGCCACGCCAGCATTCCGCCACAGTATGACTATATGAGCTGGATGCTGCACATGAGCTTCTACGTGCTGTGCGGTGGGCTGGTTGGGCTGGTGCTGAAGGAGTGGAACAACGCCGGGCGTCGTCCGGTTGGCGTCCTGAGCCTGGGTTGCGTGGTGATTATTATCGCCGCTAACATTGTTGGCCTCGGCATGGCGAACTGA
- the yiiM gene encoding 6-hydroxyaminopurine reductase, with the protein MHYPVNVFTGKVREYDGSRPSAIAKVQVDGELMLTDLGLAGDQQAEKKIHGGPDRALCHYPREHYQHWKAEFPEQAERFVAPAFGENLSTEGLTEKNVFIGDIFRWGDALIQVTQPRSPCFKLNYHFGIQDMSAQLQNAGKTGWLYRVVQAGQVSADAPLELASRLSEVSVYDACAIAWHMPFDDEQFHRLLSAAGLSTSWTRTMQKRRISGKIESSSRRLWGR; encoded by the coding sequence ATGCATTATCCGGTGAATGTATTTACAGGCAAGGTAAGGGAATACGACGGCAGCCGCCCGAGCGCCATCGCCAAAGTGCAGGTCGACGGTGAGCTGATGTTGACCGACCTCGGGCTGGCGGGTGACCAGCAGGCTGAAAAGAAAATCCACGGCGGGCCAGATCGCGCGCTGTGCCACTATCCGCGCGAGCACTATCAGCACTGGAAAGCCGAATTCCCTGAACAGGCGGAACGCTTTGTCGCGCCCGCATTTGGCGAAAATCTCTCAACGGAAGGGCTGACGGAAAAGAACGTCTTTATTGGCGATATTTTCCGCTGGGGCGATGCCCTGATTCAGGTCACCCAGCCACGCTCGCCGTGCTTCAAGCTTAACTACCATTTCGGCATTCAGGATATGTCGGCTCAGCTGCAAAACGCGGGCAAAACTGGCTGGCTGTATCGCGTTGTGCAGGCGGGACAGGTTTCGGCGGATGCGCCGCTTGAGCTGGCTTCGCGCTTGAGTGAGGTATCCGTGTATGACGCTTGCGCGATTGCCTGGCATATGCCGTTTGATGATGAACAGTTTCACCGCCTGCTGTCGGCGGCGGGGTTATCCACCAGCTGGACCAGAACGATGCAGAAGCGGCGGATAAGCGGGAAGATCGAGAGCAGTTCGCGGAGATTGTGGGGGAGATAA